CAAATATGCAAACATCAATTACAGCATCAAATTTAGCAATGACTACTATAAAAGGAAGATTATCTGATATTAGAACAGGGGAAATGAATAATTTTACTCCAACTTTATATAGAACAGGATTATCATCTGGAGATTATTATAGTTTTGATACCTCATTTTGGTTAAAAGGAATGGCTGGAAAAGCGACACAAGATCAAGTTGATGAGTATTATGGATTTGATACTTCAACTTATGGTTTTGTAGGTGGTATGGATAAAATTTCAGGAGATGGAACAATTTTTGGAGCAGCACTTGCTTATTCTACAACAAAAACAAATCAAGAAAATGCTGCATCAGATAGTTCAGATACAACAAGTATTCAAGGGACTATTTATTCATCTTTAGCATATGAAAATGCTTATGTTGATACTTATTTATCTTATGCAAAACATAAAACAGATGGAACAAGAACTGCAAATTCTGGTAAATTAACTTCAAGTGTTGATGCTGAACAAATCTCTGCAAAAGTTGAAACTGGTTATACAATTCCTGTTAATGATGGTGTATCATTAACTCCGTTTGCTTCTTTAGAATATAGTTTACTAAATCAAAAAGGTTATACTGAAAAAGGAACAGCATATCAAAATGATGCTTTAAAAGTTGATAGTTTAAAACTAAATCGTGGTACAGTTGAACTTGGAGCAAAACTTACTTCAAATATAGAATTGGAAGAAACTTTAATTATTCCTCAATTATCTGTTAGTGCTTATAACTCATTTGGAGATAATAGTGCAGATATAAAAGCACAATATATTGGTGGTGGAAAAGAGTTTGTTACACCTGTTAGTGAGTTAAATAAAACAATGTATAACGTTGGATTAGGACTTGAAACAAAAATTTCTGATTCAACAAGTGTAATATTTGATATGGATTATGATAGAAGTAAAGATGGTAAATTTCAAGGATATTCTGGAAGTGTAACATTTGGAATTAGTTTTTAAAATATTTAATTGAGGATAAAAAATGGTTAGAAAAATATCTTTTTGTATATTGGCAACTTTTTTAAGTATGAATTTATATGCAGATGAAATAGCTTCATATACTGCTATAAAATATCATGTAAATTATGAAAAACAAAATCCCAAATCACAAGAATCTTTACAAAAAGAGTATCAAAAAATAAAAAGATTATCAAAAACTTTAGAAGCAACTGTAATGAAAAATGATACAGATGTTGAAGTTGCTAAAAATTTAGCCATAATAGAAATTTGGTCAAATAAATTTATGCAAAGTTATAAACCAAGTGAAGCTGAATTAAATGAGTTATATAAAACAGAAAAACCAAGAACAGTTGGTAAATATGAATTAAGAAATATTCTAGTTTCTTATGAAAAAAATGCAGATAGAATTATTGAAATGTTAAATGAAATAAAAAATAAACAAGATAAAAAAGAGTCATTTATCAAATATGTTCGTTCAGTTTCAAACGATGTAGCTTCAAAACAAAATAATGGTTTAACTCCTTTAGTTGATGAAAATAAATTAAATCCTCAAATAAAAGAGGCTTTAAAAGGTAAAAAAGAGGGAGAAATTGTAAAAGTAAATCTAAAAGATGTTGGAACTCAAATTTTATATATAGAAAAATATATTCCAGAAAAAATTGCAACATTTGAAGAGGCAAAAGATGCTTTAATAAATCTTGCTAAAAGAAAAGCTTTAACAAAAGAGATAGAGTTATTATCAAAATAAAAAATGAAATATTTAAACATACTATTTATAATTTTTATTTTAAGTGGATGTTTAAATAATATTCCAACACCTTTAGAGAGAAAAAGTAGTGTTTTACAAACAGCTTCAGGGAATAATTTTCAAGAAGTTGATATAGAAACTTCTACTTTTACTCTTTTTTCTTTACAAAAACAAAACAATAATTGTAAAAATAAAAATCTAAGAGTTTATGTAGAAGGTGATGGTTTATCTTGGATTACAAGAAGAACTATTTCAAAAGACCCAACACCTGTAAATTCTACTATTTTAAAACTTATGTATGAAGATACAACTGAATGTAAAGTTTATCTTGCACGTCCTTGCCAATTTATAAATTCAGATATTTGTGATAAAAAATATTGGACAAGTCATAGATTTAGTCCTGAAGTTATCAAAAGTTTTGATGAGAGTTTAAATAACTTAAAAAAAGAGTATAAAAATAAAAGTTTTACTTTGATAGGTCATTCAGGTGGTGGAGCTGTTGTTGCACTTCTTGCTTCAAATAGAAAAGATATAGATATGTTTGTAACAATTGCTGGAAATATGGATATTGAGAAATGGACTTCTATGTATAATCTTTCTAAATTAGAAGGCTCTTTAAATCCTGCTGATTTTACAAACAAGCTTGAAAATACAAAACAATATCATTTAATAGGTAATAATGATAAAATTGTTCCAAAAGAGGTCTTTTTATCATATCTTTCAAAATTCAAGAATAAAGATAAAGTTCATTTTTTATATTTTGAAGAGAATCATAATTGTTGTTGGGAAAATCCCTTTAAAAAGTTATTATTTGAAACAAAATAGTTTTTATTTGCAGAATTATTATAAACTTTTATAATAATTAAATGTTATTATATTATAATTATTAATTCTTTTTTAGGTAATAACTTTGTTAAAAATAATCTATTTTATTCTAATTTCATCATTTATTATGGCTAAAGAGCCTATAACTCCTATTCCTTTGGAAGTTAAGGTTGATACAAAAAAAGCCAATTTAGGAAAAGAATTATTTTTTGATACTATCTTATCAAAAGATGATACTATCTCTTGTCATAGCTGTCATTTACTAAATCAAGGTGGAGATGATAATTCACAATTCTCTTTAGGAATAGATAATAAAAGAGGAAATATAAATGCTCCTACTGTTTTAAATTCAACTTTTAATTTTGTTTTATTTTGGAATGGAAGAGCAAAAAATCTTCAAGAACAAGCACTCGGACCAATTACAAATCCAATTGAAATGGGACATAGTTTTGAAGAACTTATTACAAAATTAGAAAAAACAAAATACA
The genomic region above belongs to Arcobacter ellisii and contains:
- a CDS encoding peptidylprolyl isomerase, with the protein product MVRKISFCILATFLSMNLYADEIASYTAIKYHVNYEKQNPKSQESLQKEYQKIKRLSKTLEATVMKNDTDVEVAKNLAIIEIWSNKFMQSYKPSEAELNELYKTEKPRTVGKYELRNILVSYEKNADRIIEMLNEIKNKQDKKESFIKYVRSVSNDVASKQNNGLTPLVDENKLNPQIKEALKGKKEGEIVKVNLKDVGTQILYIEKYIPEKIATFEEAKDALINLAKRKALTKEIELLSK
- a CDS encoding alpha/beta fold hydrolase; the encoded protein is MKYLNILFIIFILSGCLNNIPTPLERKSSVLQTASGNNFQEVDIETSTFTLFSLQKQNNNCKNKNLRVYVEGDGLSWITRRTISKDPTPVNSTILKLMYEDTTECKVYLARPCQFINSDICDKKYWTSHRFSPEVIKSFDESLNNLKKEYKNKSFTLIGHSGGGAVVALLASNRKDIDMFVTIAGNMDIEKWTSMYNLSKLEGSLNPADFTNKLENTKQYHLIGNNDKIVPKEVFLSYLSKFKNKDKVHFLYFEENHNCCWENPFKKLLFETK